The Alkalihalobacillus sp. TS-13 genomic interval GTCATGATTACGTTCATATCCACATGTGCTTTTGAGTCCTCTTCATAGCAGAGATCCAAAATTTCTCCGGATTCTGGTACTACCCCTACAGATGTAGCTGCTAAAAATTCTTTTATCGGCATTTTTTTAATGAGATCCTGTTCAATGAGTTTGTTGAACGCCATCGTCATTGCTACAAATGCTCCAGTGATACTTGCCGTCCGCGTTCCGCCATCCGCTTGGATCACATCACAATCAATCCAGCAAGTGCGCTCCCCGATTTTATCAAGGTCTACAACCGATCGCAGTGCACGGCCAATCAACCGTTGAATTTCCATCGTGCGTCCTGAGACTTTCCCTTTACTTGATTCACGGATGTTCCGTTGCTCAGTTGCCCGAGGCAGCATTGAATATTCAGCTGCAATCCAGCCTTTCCCCTGATTTCTCATAAAAGGCGGTACACGGTCCTCGATACTAGCTGTACAGATGACCTTCGTATCCCCTACAGAAATCAATACAGAGCCTTCCGGGTGTTTAATATAATTCGTTTCGATATGTATTTTCCGTAACTGATCATTTGTTCTTCCATCTGTTCTCATTGATTATTCCTCCTCTTTGCATCACACTATCGATTAGTATGACCAAGTCAAACAACAAAGTATGCTTTTGGTCATATTACACGATAAATAAAGAAAACTTCGCAAAGCCAAACCTTAGCGCGGCTGAGCTTAGTTGCACTTATATTGAAGAAAGTATTTATACTTTCTTTAAATGAGAAAAAGGCGGCTGAACACCGCCCTGACTCTTTCTATCGTAACATAATTACATGATCTATTCATTTTAAAATTCTACAGTGTTTACATTAACGGGACGTGACACAGGTTCTGTCAATAGTTTCCCATCCTCTCGAACCACTTCACTTTTGCCATTTACTTTAACTTGTACCTTGTCAACCCCTGTAATTTCGGTCAACGACAATACGAGTGAGTTAAGCGTCGCATCAGAAATTGCGGTATTCTTTGCTTCACCTAAAATCGCTTCATTGAAATTGAGTGTTACGACACCATCTTCTTCAACTGGTGCACTTACAAGTTCAACCTCATTCCTCATATCCGTCAAAAGCCCGGATTGGAGGGATGGACCGCCCAGCAATTCATCGACAGTCGCCTTTACGAGGTTTTCATTTGAATTCACCTTCCGTGTAACCGGAACATAATGGAATTGGTCGTCACCATTTTGACTAATAAAATAAACTGTGACGGTCTTGCTGCCTGTGACATCGACAACCCCATTTGTTTCAATGTTGATACCATCTGCACGTGTCATGTTATCACCGATTGGTGTTTGATTGACCGGCATGACTTTCTGATCTTCACCATTGATTTTGATTTTGACTGCGTGTACATTATCAAACTGGGTGAGTGTATACGTCAATGATTGTAAGATTTTCATCTCATCTTCTGCTGCGTATTCCTTGAACTCTTCAGAAAAATCGATTGTTGCTGTCCCCTGATCGATGTTCAACCCTAATACCTCAGTGCCTGCAGGTAAAACGGCTCTCATACCATTCGGGATGTAGTTGGACGCTTTTCCATCATTCACTAAGTATTCCACCACTTGTTTAGCAGGGTCTTCCGCAATTGGCATGTTCATCGTCTGTGGAACGACCATCCCATTTTCATTGATTAAGTATACTTGTAATTGATGTGATTCTGTAGCACCCGCTGGCGCATCCTTCCCATCAGCCAATGCATCTTTGTCTTTATCGGTCTCCTCTAAAGACTCACCGTCATTCAGATAGTTGACCTCCTGGGGCGGATCGATTTCATTATTTGTTTTTTCTGTTAACAAGCCACATCCAGACATAAGCAGCAATAGACCTGTTAAAAGAGAAACAAAGACCATTCTCCTCTGCTTCTTCCTCATTCCATTCCCTCCTACAATGGTTTGTACTACTATATATACGGGCCATCTGTCCAATTAGACCAACCATCTCTAAATTTAAGGATTTGTTAAAAAAAGATGTTGTTTTCTTCGAAATTCACTCCCTTTCCGCGGGCGAACCGTGAGCCTCCTCACGAACTTGCACAGTTCGTTGCGGGGTCTCACCTGGTCCGCTGTTCCCGCAGGAGTGTCGTGAATTTCATTTGAAATCAATAAAGAAGATTGACAAAGCAAATTTTAAAGAAATGGAAGATGCAAGCAGTAGTGCCGGGACTTGTTGAATTCTGTTCATGAAAAAAGCCAGCACAACAGTTTTGTGCCAGCCTTTATAATTCAATATGCTCTATGTGTTTTACACTTTGATCAAACCACTCACTGCTCAATCGGTTAAAAATTTGACTCGAACCTGTTGTGAAAAAGCGATGCTCAGGAAGACCGGCTCCTGAGTAAAGGCGGTTGCTATAATACAGGATTGTACTCACTTCCCGTGCAGTCTCTGCTCCAGATGAAATGATCTGAACATTGGTTCCCATCACTTTTTTAATGACAGGGGCCAGGATCGGATAATGGGTACAACCGAGTATCAACGTATCAATCGGTAAATCGCTTAAAGGTGCAAGTCTTTCATAAACCACTTGTAAGGTTTCCCGAGTATCGATCATACCGCTCTCAACCAACGGCACGAATTCCGGGCATGCAAGACCATGCACATTTACCTTGCTATCGATGTTTTGCAAAGCTTTTACATAAGCTCGACTGTTGATCGTTCCTTCTGTACCGATAACACCTACTTCACGATTCAACGTATTTTTTATAGCTGCCCTCGCTCCAGGATGGATGACCCCAACAACAGGGATCGGCAGTTTATGCTGAGCTTCTTCCAATACAGCCGCAGTCGCTGTATTACATGCAATTACGAGTAATTTAATATCTCGTTCCAAAAAATAATGAACCATCTTCCACGTATAGGTTCGGACTTCTTCCAAAGGACGAGGGCCGTACGGGCACCGTAATGTATCACCTAGATAATAGATCCGTTCTTTCGGCAGCTGCCTCATCACTTCGCGGGCTACAGTCATCCCCCCGACACCAGAATCAATAATTCCTATAGGATTATTCAAATAAACCCCTCTTTTTCTCTGTTAAGTCTAGTTGGTAGTTAGAGAATTCATTTTGTCATATAGGAGATGAAGGCTTTGATGAAGGCTTTCGATTTCGTCATCAGAAAAGTGCTCCGTCAAATCTTTAAGATAATTCTGTCTCCGTTTAATGACTTCTTCTATTATTTCGTATCCTTTATCAAGTTTCTGTATGCGGACGACGCGACGATCTTTCGGATCACGTATTCTTTTAACTAGCCCGTTATTTTCCATTCGATCAATCAGATCAGTAGTCGTGCTATATGCAAGATACATCTTGTTTGAAAGATCTCCGATTGTCATTTCATTTTGTTCAAATAACCATTGTAAAGCTACGAATTGTGGGGGTGTAATAGAGAAATCATTCAATATTTCCCTTCCCTTTTGCTTTATATGTGCTGAAATCATTCTTAGTGCTTTTTCCATATCATTGATTTTGTCTTGTTTTACTTGCTCCAACTATGTAACCTCCTGACACAGACTGTTAGTTCTATTTTGCGCTGTTTAGTGGTTTTTTTCAACAACATTTCCCAATAATCAGAAATATTTTGTTCTTAAAGGTATTTCTATGGTCTAGTTTTTCCTGATAGCGTTGTCAAATAGAAAGCCCGCAATCGGACTTTTCTCTGTGTCCGAACATGATTTTCCTGATCGTGACAGTGTGAGGCAATTTTCCGATAAAATTGAACTATAAACAAATGACCCAAGAGGAGATTTCCATCCTCGTGGGCCATCTAATTGCTTTTATTTCAAGAAATGCTGTTGTACATATTGTTTGACTGCTGCATCTGTATCAAGCTGGAGGACATCTTCTAAATGAGTAGAAACTTCCTCTTTGCTCAATTTCAGAATCTGACTGCGGGCAGGGAGAATGGATGTGGCACTCATGCTGAACTCATCGAGTCCTAACCCAAGCAGGATAGGAATCGCGATTTCATCTCCGGCCATTTCTCCACACATACCGGCCCATTTACCTTCTTTATGCGCAGCATCGATCACATTTTTAACAAGTCTTAAGATTGCAGGATTATATGGTTGATATAAATAAGAAACTTGTTCATTCATTCTGTCTGCTGCTAGCGTATATTGAATCAGGTCATTGGTGCCGATACTGAAGAAATCGACTTCTTTAGCAAATACATCCGCCATGACTGCAGTAGACGGAATCTCAACCATCATTCCGATTTCAATCGAATCGGATACTTCAACACCGTCTTGCTCAAGTTTTTCTTTTTCCTCTAAAAGGATCGCCTTTGCCTGACGGAATTCATCAAGCGTCGCAATCATCGGGAACATCACTTTCAAGTTCCCATAAGCACTTGCTCGCAACAAAGCTTTGAGTTGTGTTCTAAAAATCGTTTGTTGGTCAAGGCAGAGTCGGATCGCGCGATATCCTAAGAACGGATTTAATTCCTTCGGTAGATTCAGATAAGGTAATTCCTTATCACCTCCGACATCCAATGTACGGATGACGACCGGCTTCACTTCCATTTTAGAAAGAACATCCCTATACGCCTCGAATTGTTCTTCTTCAGTCGGTAATTGATCACGATTCATGTATAGGAATTCAGTACGGTATAATCCGATTCCTTCTGCTCCATTATTCAATACACCTGTAAGATCCTTCGGGGTACCGATGTTCGCTGCGAGTTCGACATGTTTATCGTCGGCCGATTTCGTCGATTCATTGACTAGCTTTGCCCATTCTTTCTTCTGTTCTTCATAACGAGCACGCTTTTGCTCATACTCCGTTTTTTCATCTTCTGATGGGTCAATGATGACGACTCCATCAATACCATCAATGATGACAGTTGTCCCATTTTCAACAGATTCTGTGATTTCCTTAGTCCCCACGACAGATGGGATCTCCATTGAGCGGGCCATGATCGCTGAATGGGAAGTTCGTCCTCCAATATCTGTCGCAAATCCTTTGACATAAGTTCTGTTCAATTGAGCTGTATCTGAAGGCGTCAAGTCATCAGCGATGATAATCACCTCTTCAGTAATCATGCTCGGTGTGTTGAATTCAACATCCATCAGATGAGCCAATACTCTTTTTCGAACGTCACGGATATCTGCAGCTCTTTCTTTCATATATTCATTGTCCATGTTTTCAAACATTGAAATGAACATACCCGAAACTTCGTCTAAAGCACTTTCTGCATTGATTTTTTCGTCATTGATTTTCCCAGTTACATTATCGATCAATTCAGGGTCCTGCAGGACAAGAAGATGGGCAGCAAATATTGCTGCCTTGTCTTCTCCCAGTTCTTTTTCAGCGTGCTCTTTGATGCCTTCAAGTTCTATTTTGGATTGGTCGATTGCTCCCTTAAACCGCTCAACTTCTTCGGAAGGGTTCTCGATTGTGGTTTTCTCTACTTCCAATGCAGGATTTTCAAGTTTGAAAACCTTAGCAACCGCAATGCCTGCAGATGCGCCAATTCCCGTAATACGTTGGCTCATTACTCAGCAAGTCCTTCTTGTTTTAGTACATCTGTTAATGCAGAAAGCGCATCATCAGAATCGTTACCGTTTGCTTTGATCGTAATTTCAGAGCCTTGTTGAATTCCTAAAGACATAACACCCATGATCGATTTCAAGTTGACTGTTTTTCCTTTGTGCTCAAGCTCAATATCAGAGCTGAATTGTCCTGCCTTATTCACTAATGTTGTCGCAGGTCGTGCGTGTATTCCTGATTCACTCGTTACTGTAAACGTTTTTTCTGCCATGTTTCCTCTTCCTTTCTACTTTTCAATTGAAATGATGTCGTTTTCTTTTAGATCAACTGATCCAGACTTCTCTATTTTTACTTTTTCTCCTTCTTGGAGATTAGTAAACACAATTGGGGTAATGATGGATGAAGCATGTTTTGAAATGTAATCAAGATCCGCTTTCATCAAAGTCTGACCTTGCTTGATCTCGTCACCCTGCTCTACCATTATTTCGAAACCTTCACCTTTTAAGTTGACGGTATCAATTCCAAAATGAATTAAAATTTCACGGCCGCCAGCTGTTTCTAATCCGATAGCATGCTTAGTCGGGAATACATTGACCACTTTTCCATCGATTGGTGATACGACAGTTCCATCTTCTGGTTTGATCGCAAAACCATCTCCCATCATCTTTCCTGAGAAGACTTGGTCTGGAACTTCAGTAATTGGAAGAATTTCTCCCTTGATAGGTGATACAATCATTTCCTTCTTCTCCTCTAAATCGCTTTTCAAAGCATCAGGAGTAACATCTTCGATTTGTTCTTGAACTTCTTCATCTGTGTCAGTTTCGACCTTGCGTGGACGTTTGCCCTTCATGATATCTTGCATTTGGGATTTGATTGAATCGGACTTCGGACCGAAAATCGCTTGAATATTGTTTCCTACTTCAAGTACTCCTGATGCCCCTAATTTCTTCAATCTTGCTTTATCCACTTTCTTCACATCATCGACAGATACACGAAGTCGAGTGATACAAGCATCCAAGTGTGAAATGTTCTCTTGTCCACCAAGTCCTTCTAAAATGTTATAAGGCAACTCGGAAGTGCTGGATTGAGTCGTGTCTTCATCCTCATCCTCGACATCCTCGCGGCCAGGTGTCATCAAATTGAATTTACGGATCGCAAATCTGAATCCGAAATAATAGATGACTGCGAACACAAGCCCGACCGGGATCACGAGCCACCAGTTTGTCTGCGGATTGATGACTCCGAACAAGATGAAGTCGATGAGACCTCCTGAGAATGTCATTCCGATTTTAACATCTAACAAATGCATTGTCATAAAGGATAATCCAGCAAAAATCGTATGGATTCCAAATAATACTGGTGCTACGAATAAGAATGAAAACTCGATCGGTTCTGTAATACCCGTCAAGAATGATGTTAAGGCTGCTGAAGCCATTATACCAGCAACAACCTTTTTACGCTCAGCTCGTGCTTCATGATAAATCGCAAGAGCCGCTGCAGGTAAACCGAACATCATGAATGGGAATTTACCTGTCATGAACGTTCCAGCAGTTAAGTTTTGCACACCATCTTTAATTTGTTCAAAGAAAATCCGTTGATCTCCTCGCACGAGATTACCCGCTTCGTTCGTATATGACCCGAATTCAAACCAGAACGGAGCATAAAAGATATGGTGCAGGCCGAATGGAATCAGTGCACGTTCAATGACACCGAATACAAATGCCGAGAATGTGAGATTGGCATGGATCATATTCTCAGAAAAAGCATTCAAACCATCCTGTACCGGCGGCCAGATGAATGTCAAGATGACACCGAGAACGACTGCACTCGCCGCTGTCGCAATTGGCACAAATCGCTTCCCTGCAAAAAATCCTAAATAAGATGGTAAATCAATGTTATAAAACTTATTGTACA includes:
- the rph gene encoding ribonuclease PH, with the translated sequence MRTDGRTNDQLRKIHIETNYIKHPEGSVLISVGDTKVICTASIEDRVPPFMRNQGKGWIAAEYSMLPRATEQRNIRESSKGKVSGRTMEIQRLIGRALRSVVDLDKIGERTCWIDCDVIQADGGTRTASITGAFVAMTMAFNKLIEQDLIKKMPIKEFLAATSVGVVPESGEILDLCYEEDSKAHVDMNVIMTGGKEFVELQGTGEEATFSYKQLQTMLELADKGITELIEHQKAALGDTHLLVGDK
- a CDS encoding GerMN domain-containing protein, with amino-acid sequence MRKKQRRMVFVSLLTGLLLLMSGCGLLTEKTNNEIDPPQEVNYLNDGESLEETDKDKDALADGKDAPAGATESHQLQVYLINENGMVVPQTMNMPIAEDPAKQVVEYLVNDGKASNYIPNGMRAVLPAGTEVLGLNIDQGTATIDFSEEFKEYAAEDEMKILQSLTYTLTQFDNVHAVKIKINGEDQKVMPVNQTPIGDNMTRADGINIETNGVVDVTGSKTVTVYFISQNGDDQFHYVPVTRKVNSNENLVKATVDELLGGPSLQSGLLTDMRNEVELVSAPVEEDGVVTLNFNEAILGEAKNTAISDATLNSLVLSLTEITGVDKVQVKVNGKSEVVREDGKLLTEPVSRPVNVNTVEF
- the racE gene encoding glutamate racemase; the encoded protein is MNNPIGIIDSGVGGMTVAREVMRQLPKERIYYLGDTLRCPYGPRPLEEVRTYTWKMVHYFLERDIKLLVIACNTATAAVLEEAQHKLPIPVVGVIHPGARAAIKNTLNREVGVIGTEGTINSRAYVKALQNIDSKVNVHGLACPEFVPLVESGMIDTRETLQVVYERLAPLSDLPIDTLILGCTHYPILAPVIKKVMGTNVQIISSGAETAREVSTILYYSNRLYSGAGLPEHRFFTTGSSQIFNRLSSEWFDQSVKHIEHIEL
- a CDS encoding MarR family winged helix-turn-helix transcriptional regulator; this encodes MEKALRMISAHIKQKGREILNDFSITPPQFVALQWLFEQNEMTIGDLSNKMYLAYSTTTDLIDRMENNGLVKRIRDPKDRRVVRIQKLDKGYEIIEEVIKRRQNYLKDLTEHFSDDEIESLHQSLHLLYDKMNSLTTN
- the ptsP gene encoding phosphoenolpyruvate--protein phosphotransferase, producing MSQRITGIGASAGIAVAKVFKLENPALEVEKTTIENPSEEVERFKGAIDQSKIELEGIKEHAEKELGEDKAAIFAAHLLVLQDPELIDNVTGKINDEKINAESALDEVSGMFISMFENMDNEYMKERAADIRDVRKRVLAHLMDVEFNTPSMITEEVIIIADDLTPSDTAQLNRTYVKGFATDIGGRTSHSAIMARSMEIPSVVGTKEITESVENGTTVIIDGIDGVVIIDPSEDEKTEYEQKRARYEEQKKEWAKLVNESTKSADDKHVELAANIGTPKDLTGVLNNGAEGIGLYRTEFLYMNRDQLPTEEEQFEAYRDVLSKMEVKPVVIRTLDVGGDKELPYLNLPKELNPFLGYRAIRLCLDQQTIFRTQLKALLRASAYGNLKVMFPMIATLDEFRQAKAILLEEKEKLEQDGVEVSDSIEIGMMVEIPSTAVMADVFAKEVDFFSIGTNDLIQYTLAADRMNEQVSYLYQPYNPAILRLVKNVIDAAHKEGKWAGMCGEMAGDEIAIPILLGLGLDEFSMSATSILPARSQILKLSKEEVSTHLEDVLQLDTDAAVKQYVQQHFLK
- a CDS encoding phosphocarrier protein HPr, with product MAEKTFTVTSESGIHARPATTLVNKAGQFSSDIELEHKGKTVNLKSIMGVMSLGIQQGSEITIKANGNDSDDALSALTDVLKQEGLAE
- the ptsG gene encoding glucose-specific PTS transporter subunit IIBC, which codes for MQKAFGTLQKVGKALMLPVAILPAAGLLLAFGNALQNPTLLEMAPFLDNAVIEMIAAVMERAGGIIFDNLALLFAVGVAIGLAGGDGVAGLAATVGFLIMNATMSVIQGLEIADVTGENADPAFALVLGIPTLQTGVFGGIILGIVAAYMYNKFYNIDLPSYLGFFAGKRFVPIATAASAVVLGVILTFIWPPVQDGLNAFSENMIHANLTFSAFVFGVIERALIPFGLHHIFYAPFWFEFGSYTNEAGNLVRGDQRIFFEQIKDGVQNLTAGTFMTGKFPFMMFGLPAAALAIYHEARAERKKVVAGIMASAALTSFLTGITEPIEFSFLFVAPVLFGIHTIFAGLSFMTMHLLDVKIGMTFSGGLIDFILFGVINPQTNWWLVIPVGLVFAVIYYFGFRFAIRKFNLMTPGREDVEDEDEDTTQSSTSELPYNILEGLGGQENISHLDACITRLRVSVDDVKKVDKARLKKLGASGVLEVGNNIQAIFGPKSDSIKSQMQDIMKGKRPRKVETDTDEEVQEQIEDVTPDALKSDLEEKKEMIVSPIKGEILPITEVPDQVFSGKMMGDGFAIKPEDGTVVSPIDGKVVNVFPTKHAIGLETAGGREILIHFGIDTVNLKGEGFEIMVEQGDEIKQGQTLMKADLDYISKHASSIITPIVFTNLQEGEKVKIEKSGSVDLKENDIISIEK